DNA sequence from the Sulfurimonas sp. HSL3-7 genome:
TGAGGATACACCCTTTCATTCCCGGGACACACGGCTTTTCAACACGTTTGCAATACCCTTTATAGTCATATTGGCAGGTCCAGCCCATAGGAAACCTTTTTACATTTTTCAATAATTATAACACTAAAAATATAAGGCAGTTGTTGCGGATGAGCAGGCCTTTCATTCCGAAAACTGGCGAGGTGTCCACAAATCGATCAGCTCGCCGTCAACGGAGTCGCCCAGTTTTCGCCACCCTTTTATAGGCAGTTCAACCCGGGCCAGAGCTGCCGTCGGCAGTATTTGCTCTTCTCCGGTAAGACGTTCGAGCAGCGCTTCAAGGCCGGGGTTGTGGCCCACGACCATGACGCGGTCATACGCTTCATCAAGTTCCTTTAGAAGTTTGATATAGGCTTCCGGACCGGCGCCGTACAGCGCTTCACTGAAACGGATCTCCTGACTGTAACCGAACGCTTCTGTTACGCGCTCGAGCGTCTCGCGTGCACGTTTTGCACTGGAACAGATAATCAGCTGCGGCTTCAGCTTTTTTTTACGGATCAGCCGCCCCATCTTCGGGGCATCGTGTTGTCCGCGCTTGTTAAGCGGTCGCTCATGATCAGGGAGGCCAAGCTCTTTCCAGCTCGATTTTGCATGGCGCATTATCAGTAAGTTCTTCACCGTAAACTCCTCAAATATACTCTCTTCACAGCATTGCGATAAGTCGCTGAAACAGGGTGTTTTCTCTCCAAA
Encoded proteins:
- a CDS encoding histidine phosphatase family protein, which translates into the protein MKNLLIMRHAKSSWKELGLPDHERPLNKRGQHDAPKMGRLIRKKKLKPQLIICSSAKRARETLERVTEAFGYSQEIRFSEALYGAGPEAYIKLLKELDEAYDRVMVVGHNPGLEALLERLTGEEQILPTAALARVELPIKGWRKLGDSVDGELIDLWTPRQFSE